DNA sequence from the Coffea eugenioides isolate CCC68of chromosome 9, Ceug_1.0, whole genome shotgun sequence genome:
aggataaatattcaacatcctAAGAACCTtagccatcttgatatatgttggaatatggctgtctatctatcttttcctttatttgttaatccaatttttggtgggaatcttgagtataaagcatttgcatgtttatttaataaaactaaaagaaatttaataaatcaaaaatattaaaattatataaaaataaaaaatgaattaaaggaaaaaaaatatgtagaaaatggatttgggtattgggcgggatcaatctaaacccatcccaaagtgatcccgcccaagttagtcccaaaacacatatgggtaaggttgggcccaaacccatatgactcggttccatctcaaacccaagcaaatcccgcccatcccgcccattttgccacctctacccACAAGCTCGTTGGCAGAGTAGAGGTTAATCTATTGAAAGCTATGTCAAgaaccatcaaagatgtaagaTTATTGAAACATCCTGGAATTGAACCGCTAATCTGATTTTGACTTAGGCCTAAATCCTCCAAACTCTGCAAACCACAGAGACCACGAGGGAGTGGACCAGTGAGCGACATATTGGTAAGACCCAATTCCCGAAGGTTTTGCAAACCCATCGTACTCGGAATTGAGCCAGTCAAGATATTATCATCGAGAAATAAATATGCTAAATTGCTCAAGTTTCCAATGCTCTCTGGAATGTTCCCCTTGAGTCCACAGTTCCCTACCATCAACCGTTCAACAGAAATAGAAAGATTCCCGATGGATCTCGGAAGAACCCCATTTAACGGATTGTCTGCCACCCAGATTTCCCATAAAGAGATGCAGCCTGTGAGGGAAGTGAAGAGGCCCAATTCTGGGGATGAAGATTCACTCGTCAAATTGTTAGCAGACAATGAGAGAGATTCGAGGCGTCTCAAATTTCCAATGGAATTGGGAATTGGACCGCTGAATTTGTTACTATGAAGATTTATTTCAATTAGTTTTGAACAGTTTGAGATAGAGGCGGGTATGGCTCCGCTGAAGTTATTCCAACCAAGATGAATTTCTTCCACATATTTGATGGAAGAACGCCTGATAAATGATTTTCGACAAGGTCGAGCATCCTCAGAGTTGACATGTTGAAGATCCCAACCGGTATCGAACCACTTAACCTATTCTCACCCAAGCCAAGGCCCTCCGATTTGAGCAGGTTACCAATCTCGTTTGGAATCGGACCTGTCGATCCATGAACAAAAACCAATCTCATTTAAAAATACTCCAAAAGTTGCACCAAATTCAAGATTACAATTCATTGAAAATTAACATATACCTGTCAAATTAGCTATCATCTAGATACAGCTTCTTAAGCATAGTAGATTAACAAATTTCCAATCCCCCCTTAGTATTTGCCCGTTGAGTTTGTTGATCCCTACGTAAAGAATTTAAAGCGgggaattttttgaaaaagtttaTCTGTAGATATAAACTTCCAAATTCAGGAACATGTTATATAATTCCACCGATAAAAATTGCATAtctaaaattgacaaaattcaaaaaaaaaaatttaaaaaaaaagggattttTGGCAACTTGAAGTTCATTAATTTCATGTCAAAATGAAGGCAAATTTTCCCACTAAAACAGTTTTGGATTAATACTACTGTTGCTGACTAGTTGAAccaacaaaataataataataaaaccaCCCACttaacaaattttttaattcaaagcttatatatatatatatattctgtTGCACCAATCTGCTAACAATTGTTAACAGAACCGGCAAAAATTAGAAACTTCTCACCACCAATTGGATCACCTGTAAGGctgttattaaaaaaatatacttCTTCAAGCATAGTTAGGTTTCCGATTTCTCTAGGTATTGATCCACTCAAATTGCTGCTTGTTATGGACAAAACCCTCAAGCTCTGGAGATTGCCTATCCCTTCCGGAATGCTACCTGCGAAACTTGGAGGAATGACCACCAATTCGTTAGAACTAAATGTATGCCCCTTTTTTTGTGGGGCCCGAAATCAGAGATAAATGTTTACAAGGCCCAAAATCAAAGAGATTTGTAGCACAAGGATTGAGATTCAGCTATGGTTTACCTTAGCATtaattttcatttacttttggtCCCTTGCTAGTGGTTCAATTAAAAAGACAATTGTACCCTTCTAATACAATGAGCCTAATGCCAAGATATAGATACAATAACCCTTCTTTTTGGTATGTATCCGTGCAACTGGTTGATTGACAAAACACAATACCCCAAAGTCCAGAGCATTTTGTTGACCATTCGACTGATTCCAAAGGCGATAGAGCTCTTTTACATTTGAAATactgtgagggtattttaggaaaatagctacctaaattgattgttccaacaaagttaactactttttcttaaactgtgtacAAAAACAaataggactatcaaagtgggacggagggagtattataTTATTATAGTAAACTGCAATTGAAAACAAACATCAAACTATGCAACCAAACCAAAGAATAACAAACCAAGAAAGTGGGACGGAGGATATAGATACTGAAGCATTTTCAAATATCCAACTTCTTTGGAATACTGTGGCATATATCAGTAGGAATATTACCAGATAATTgttattttgcaaaatcaaCAAATTCCAATGTGGAGATTTTGAAGATTGTGGGTGGCATAGAACCGTGTTGCTGCTTTCGTGGGTAGATTCAGAGTTTCGTTTTAGAAGATCACCTAAATCTCTTTAATTTGAAGTAAATGTTTAAAGGCCCAAAGATCAAGAGATTGCAGCACAAGAAATTAAGATAATTGTACAGTGACAAAATGTAAATATGGAACTGAATAAAGAATAAGAAACCAAGAAAGTAACCTTCCAAATTGTTATCACCGAGATCTAGCTCCTCAAGCATTTTCAGGTTCCCCACTGCTTTTGGTATGTAACCATTGAACTGGTTGACTGACAAATCTAACGACTTGAGTCCGGAGCAGTTTGATAAACCTGATAGTATCTGGCCACTCAATTGATTCCAAGACAGATCGAGCTCTTTTAGATTTGGAAGATTGTCGCATATGTTAGCAGGAAGTTCACCAAAAAAATTATTCTCTGTCAAGGATAGGTATTGAAGTCTCTCCAAGACACCCAACCATGATGGAATTTCTCCTGTGAGATTGTTGTTGCTTAAAGCCATGAAACTTAGTCGACACAAATGAGACATTCCTTCTGGCAAATGACCATGAAAATTGTTGTTGCTCATGTCGAGAGAAATAAGGAATGAGAGGTTTCCCAGTTGTGGAGGAATCGTGCCTGCAAAACCCATGTTAGAAATATTTAAGGCCACCACTCTTTGATGACTAGAGTCACAAGTAACTCCAATCCAATCACAAACAGAGGAAGAAATGGACCAATTTTTTGCCAAGATTAAGTGACGATTAGAAACCATGTGGCCTCTTAAAGTTACAAGGGCAGATTTATCAGTTATGATATCGCCTGTGCCCACGGCTAACAGAGAAGTGGCTAATAAAAGTCCTACAGGAAAGTAATAGCATGCTCTCTCCATTTCTTTTGACTAAGCTTACAAATAGAGCTGAGGATGGGGAAGTAAGTATGCATATACTACTATTCTGGGGAagtaagtatatatatatacttccATTGAGATGCCACATATGTATCTCAAGATCAAATGCT
Encoded proteins:
- the LOC113782128 gene encoding probable leucine-rich repeat receptor-like protein kinase At5g63930, giving the protein MGFAGTIPPQLGNLSFLISLDMSNNNFHGHLPEGMSHLCRLSFMALSNNNLTGEIPSWLGVLERLQYLSLTENNFFGELPANICDNLPNLKELDLSWNQLSGQILSGLSNCSGLKSLDLSVNQFNGYIPKAVGNLKMLEELDLGDNNLEGSIPEGIGNLQSLRVLSITSSNLSGSIPREIGNLTMLEEVYFFNNSLTGDPIGGEKFLIFAGSVNNCPIPNEIGNLLKSEGLGLGENRRSSIKYVEEIHLGWNNFSGAIPASISNCSKLIEINLHSNKFSGPIPNSIGNLRRLESLSLSANNLTSESSSPELGLFTSLTGCISLWEIWVADNPLNGVLPRSIGNLSISVERLMVGNCGLKGNIPESIGNLSNLAYLFLDDNILTGSIPSTMGLQNLRELGLTNMSLTGPLPRGLCGLQSLEDLGLSQNQISGSIPGCFNNLTSLMVLDIAFNRLTSTLPTSLWVEAHRCSCAAGRAPAAGNCWRTGGHAQGGKLLARPARAGCSPRLQLLLAALVARAECTLVLLESWPGLGFALELLRWKAANCAARARWWLAARGKAAPAARELAVGRRSGGDSSGAVRRVGLEAAASCCGAGLWSLGRQLSWICCSGGSDRAVELRAGRRRWCCSGAMVRAARGDGSSATSYGEIGGALGGGG